ctcccacaaGCATATAGTTTTTGCTCCTTTTGCCCCAGTCTCTAATCCGCGCGCGCCGCGCTCGCTCTCTCTCTTCCTCTTCTCATCGTCGGCCATTACTTTTTGGTGGATCTCGAATCCGTCGAAATCTTGGCCTATATCGTGCCATCATGGCTGAACAATTGAGTCTACGTGGTACTCTGAAAGGCCATAATGGCTGGGTAACCCAAATTGCAACAAATCCCTCAAACCCCGACACTATTCTGTCAAGTTCTCGCGGTAAGTTTTCCTtcgtattttgaaatttttctttacaaatttcGTGTAAAATGTATTGTTTGTAGGCTTGTCGATGTGATTGTATTGCTCTGCCACATATGGCATACGATCTATACATATTAACGAGACTTAATACTATTTGAATATCTTGCACCACTGTATTATTTGAGATGTTTCCTTTAGTTTATGTGGGAAACCAGAGTTCGATTTTTCACGTGTGAAAGCCCATGTTTTTAATGATTCTTGCAAGGCAAATACaccttaaaaaaattattcaatATTATTTGTCTGATTATACCTGGATGTTCCAAATTTTGATGTCGTATGTTACCTTGATCAAGGAATTCAATTAGGGAAAATAGATAGCCCCTTCTCTGTTAAAACCTCTTAGGAATTTCCAACAAATATTGGCTTTTGATGTTATTTTATCATAACAAAGGGTAAACCTATAAGCTGCTGCGGCCCTACATGGGACATGCATATCGAGACATGGGGACTTATACTCCCCCTATGCCACAGATGTAGATTATTTGTAGCTCAGTCTCAGTCCAATTAAACAGTTCCAAGATTCTGTCATCTttaagaatgaaaaaaaaaaccctgattGTGTATTTCCCGTTCCCAGACAAGAAGCTGATTGTCTGGGAGTTAACTCGTGATGACGCCAACTATGGTTTTGCCAAGAAGTCGCTCACCGGTCACAACCACTTTGTGTCGGATGTGGTTATGTCCTCGGATGGCCAATTTGCGCTGTCTGGTTCATGGGACAAAACCCTCCGCCTTTGGGATCTAAATGCGTAAGTAGTGATTGTAAAACATTTGTTAGCGTTTTTGAAATTTAATTATAAAATTGAAAGAGAAAAGATATATGTGGCTTATACAGTGCCAAtcctagtaaaaaaaaaacactgattCACATGAATTTTACTAGCTAATCAGTGCCAGAAGAATGCTTCAGTCTTTTAGCTAGCTTTGGAGTTTGTGGCAATCAAATTCTTGTAACCTTATACATTCACTGTAATTTATGACACAATTACTGTGTATCACAATCTTAAGTGTTTTCTCTGTTGTACCTATAGTGGAGTGACAACTCGTCGATTCGTTGGCCACACCAAGGACGTCCTGAGTGTTGCGTTCTCTGCCGACAACCGCCAGATTGTGTCTGGTGCTCGTGATCACCACATCAAGCTGTGGAACACCCTTGGTGTCTGCAAGTACACAATCCAAGAGGAGACACACAGTGAGTGGGTGTCATGCGTGAGGTTCTCCCCCAATACCAGCAACCCCATCATTGTCTCTTCTGGCTGGGATAAACTTATCAAGGTATGTGTAATAAGGACTCCTACTGGAATCTCCTTGCTACAGACTCTGGCTCTATGTTTAAGGATAGAGGAAACCTTCATCCTCCTCCTTGTGAAGGGCAATCATGTAACAAACTATTGCAAAGACTATAACTCAATGCAGAGTTCCAAGCCAAGTGGCTGAACCTATCcatatttcaaaaaaaaaaaaccagccTTTTAAACAGTTGCCATCGAAATGAACTAGAGTTTAGAAATGGTGAGATGAATTGTTTTCTGCCTTATCATATTATTGCAGTAATAAGGCTTACTAGTTTATATCAGGGAATGGTTATGGAATGTTAAAGAAATGTTATTTTGTCACTTTTGGGGGCCGAGTATTGGTACAGAATTTCTCTTTATGTAATTAACTTTCAGTGATGAAATTCTGATCATATTTTGGTTATCCAAGTTA
The DNA window shown above is from Nematostella vectensis chromosome 15, jaNemVect1.1, whole genome shotgun sequence and carries:
- the LOC5511395 gene encoding receptor of activated protein C kinase 1, producing the protein MAEQLSLRGTLKGHNGWVTQIATNPSNPDTILSSSRDKKLIVWELTRDDANYGFAKKSLTGHNHFVSDVVMSSDGQFALSGSWDKTLRLWDLNAGVTTRRFVGHTKDVLSVAFSADNRQIVSGARDHHIKLWNTLGVCKYTIQEETHSEWVSCVRFSPNTSNPIIVSSGWDKLIKVWNLTNCRLKTNHIGHTGYLNCVTVSPDGSLCASGGKDGQAMLWDLNDGKHLYTLSGGDIINAMTFSPNRYWLCAAVGPSIKIWDLEGKSLVDELRPEIINMGGKAQPHDCVSLAWSADGQTLFAGYTDNLIRVWQVTRG